In Rutidosis leptorrhynchoides isolate AG116_Rl617_1_P2 chromosome 2, CSIRO_AGI_Rlap_v1, whole genome shotgun sequence, one genomic interval encodes:
- the LOC139893854 gene encoding uncharacterized protein isoform X2, producing MEKTAAANAMEWSIHLEKSLRSNNPGKRIEAIKEVGARLEWWSKEPELSMAEYDMFGSVPEEDKLFANAILLRLTDTFTSGDKHTKLCIVKIFMSEMKHRNKKKKIDTKNKGILSRYKVENHLELLRRIKVCFNAGDEDVRALSLALFGCWSDFAKDNADIRYLILSSIVSCNVLEVKASLFAAGCFCEFSDDFSRVLIEILVNMVSSSDMPIAGRLAGVRAFAKLRSSIAISTKAYEEGRKVLLGSVEDYIVMTMLTSLSIIASRSALLIPRQVDLLLSFLRQDKSMSQQATSLRCLRIVLSKSCFRFSPPTELISVFFNMLNDELSSVMQRDALHILYEILMSKMLSMNHSEINECFVKILSVVENLTKSPLVSTRLFAVHFLTNISVKFTRRIGMQYNNDDNAPAFQAISFVIGRLTLLTNSVLSVNELDIELDIELEQEIQTLFKTTNLMLNECPDIGEFALNKLYRFTNCLLNKDSQTFRSKLAVNVSKVVVVCLKNMVRNGTLTSQIKDVVKLLIKDVCECSYFDYYVHNVYYLLFHTVPIEERGSDQAYMITNEILALENAKKLIEKKNYWSTYKFAKYAVFQGAWFTAAFSFGELIKTVNSDSCQQWLTSLTLFAYSEVKILYRGLPKERSVLLDWLVKNRSDLTILGVLGEVGNSKNAEFENLDGVCKILRVSKELLSVDDVTVRAKMMRENDDTVRLQIINDGLKLQLDVLRNWLNIFVRTPTYFFSVRPCVSCQLFTINRDSANNEKIMVLRGYHLHLDLCLQLNDILHESKSQLTKLYCILQCKSCYQYPSQSGNSKSQTPMEFHDWTDDNILGLDAKIFKHVNNCEKDDIFDREVAETIVCFRPNGNGQGFASCMLDVSMFPLGCYEIKWRAGCLDVNGCYWSLNSFNSGPVFTVQ from the exons ATGGAAAAAACTGCAGCAGCTAATGCAATGGAATGGAGCATTCATCTTGAAAAATCCTTACGCTCCAACAACCCTG gtAAACGTATAGAAGCTATTAAAGAAGTTGGAGCTAGGTTAGAATGGTGGAGTAAAGAACCCGAGCTTTCGATGGCCGAATACGATATGTTTGGATCAGTTCCTGAAGAAGATAAACTATTTGCAAACGCTATTCTTTTGCGGTTGACTGACACTTTTACGTCCGGTGACAAACATACCAAGCTTTGTATCGTTAAAATTTTCATGTCAGAGATGAAGCACaggaataaaaagaaaaaaatcgaTACGAAAAACAAAGGAATTTTATCAAGATATAAAGTAGAGAATCACCTCGAACTTTTAAGGAGAATAAAGGTGTGTTTTAACGCTGGTGACGAGGACGTTAGAGCGTTGTCGTTAGCTCTTTTTGGTTGTTGGTCTGATTTTGCCAAAGATAATGCAGATATTCGATATCTTATACTATCTAGTATTGTTTCTTGCAATGTTCTTGAG gtTAAGGCTTCGTTATTTGCTGCGGGATGCTTTTGTGAGTTTTCGGACGACTTTAGTCGCGTACTCATTGAGATTTTAGTAAATATGGTTTCATCGTCTGATATGCCAATTGCTGGTAGACTAGCAGGAGTTCGTGCTTTTGCGAAACTAAGAAGTTCGATAGCTATATCGACTAAAGCTTATGAG GAGGGGAGAAAGGTGCTTTTAGGTTCGGTGGAGGATTATATTGTGATGACTATGCTGACGTCACTCTCGATAATTGCTTCCAGATCAGCACTCTTGATTCCTAGGCAG GTAGATTTGCTTCTTTCTTTTTTAAGGCAAGATAAGTCAATGTCACAACAAGCAACATCATTACGATGTCTACGTATCGTATTATCAAAAAGTTGCTTTCGTTTTTCTCCTCCTACAGAGCTAATTAGTGTATTTTTCAACATGCTAAATGATGAACTCTCATCTGTGATGCAACGGGATGCTCTTCATATTCTATACGAG ATCCTGATGTCCAAGATGTTAAGCATGAATCATTCCGAAATAAACGAGTGTTTCGTCAAGATATTAAGCGTTGTCGAGAATTTAACGAAATCTCCATTAGTATCGACTAGACTCTTTGCTGTGCATTTTCTAACAAATATATCCGTGAAGTTCACAAGAAGAATCGGTATGCAATACAATAATGACGATAATGCCCCCGCATTTCAAGCAATCTCGTTTGTCATTGGTCGTCTAACTTTGTTGACAAACTCGGTTTTGAGCGTTAACGAACTTGACATAGAACTTGACATAGAACTTGAGCAAGAAATTCAGACTTTATTTAAAACGACTAATCTCATGCTTAATGAATGCCCCGATATTGGTGAGTTCGCGCTAAATAAGCTCTATCGTTTTACTAACTGCCTACTGAATAAGGATAGTCAAACATTCAGGTCAAAGCTTGCTGTAAATGTATCGAAAGTGGTTGTTGTGTGCCTAAAGAACATGGTGAGAAATGGAACTTTGACTAGTCAAATAAAGGACGTTGTGAAGCTTTTGATCAAGGACGTATGTGAATGCAGCTATTTCGATTACTACGTACACAACGTCTATTATCTTTTGTTTCATACCGTTCCTATTGAAGAACGCGGTTCGGATCAAGCGTACATGATTACTAACGAAATTCTCGCACTTGAAAACGCGAAAAAACTTATAGAAAAGAAAAACTATTGGTCTACTTATAAGTTTGCTAAATATGCAGTTTTTCAGGGTGCGTGGTTTACAGCCGCTTTTAGTTTTGGAGAATTAATAAAAACGGTTAATTCTGATTCGTGCCAGCAATGGTTGACTTCGTTGACTTTATTCGCGTATTCAGAAGTCAAGATTTTGTATCGTGGTTTACCAAAAGAACGGTCGGTTTTGTTAGATTGGTTAGTCAAGAACAGATCTGATTTAACGATACTCGGAGTTTTGGGTGAAGTAGGAAATTCGAAAAACGCCGAGTTTGAGAATCTTGATGGCGTTTGTAAAATTCTTCGGGTTTCAAAAGAATTGTTGTCGGTTGATGATGTCACTGTACGAG CTAAAATGATGCGTGAAAATGATGATACTGTTCGATTGCAAATTATAAATGATGGATTAAAGCTTCAATTAGATGTTTTAAGGAACTGGTTGAACATCTTTGTAAGGACTCCAACGTATTTCTTCAGTGTAAG GCCTTGTGTCTCTTGTCAACTATTTACAATAAACAGAGACTCAGCAAACAATGAGAAAATAATGGTTCTACGAGGATATCATCTTCATCTAGATTTATGCCTTCAATTAAACGACATTTTACATGAATCAAAATCTCAACTTACCAAACTTTATTGCATCCTTCAATGTAAATCTTGTTATCAGTATCCTAGTCAAAGTGGAAACAGTAAAAGTCAAACACCAATGGAGTTTCATGATTGGACAGATGATAACATTTTAGGATTAGATGCTAAGATATTTAAGCATGTCAACAACTGTGAGAAAGACGATATTTTCGATCGGGAGGTTGCGGAAACAATCGTTTGTTTTAGACCAAATGGAAATGGGCAAGGATTTGCGTCTTGTATGCTCGATGTTTCTATGTTTCCTTTGGGTTGTTATGAGATTAAGTGGCGTGCGGGTTGTTTGGACGTAAATGGCTGTTATTGGAGTCTGAATTCTTTCAATTCTGGTCCAGTTTTTACTGTACAATGA
- the LOC139893854 gene encoding uncharacterized protein isoform X1, translating to MEKTAAANAMEWSIHLEKSLRSNNPGKRIEAIKEVGARLEWWSKEPELSMAEYDMFGSVPEEDKLFANAILLRLTDTFTSGDKHTKLCIVKIFMSEMKHRNKKKKIDTKNKGILSRYKVENHLELLRRIKVCFNAGDEDVRALSLALFGCWSDFAKDNADIRYLILSSIVSCNVLEVKASLFAAGCFCEFSDDFSRVLIEILVNMVSSSDMPIAGRLAGVRAFAKLRSSIAISTKAYEEGRKVLLGSVEDYIVMTMLTSLSIIASRSALLIPRQVDLLLSFLRQDKSMSQQATSLRCLRIVLSKSCFRFSPPTELISVFFNMLNDELSSVMQRDALHILYEILMSKMLSMNHSEINECFVKILSVVENLTKSPLVSTRLFAVHFLTNISVKFTRRIGMQYNNDDNAPAFQAISFVIGRLTLLTNSVLSVNELDIELDIELEQEIQTLFKTTNLMLNECPDIGEFALNKLYRFTNCLLNKDSQTFRSKLAVNVSKVVVVCLKNMVRNGTLTSQIKDVVKLLIKDVCECSYFDYYVHNVYYLLFHTVPIEERGSDQAYMITNEILALENAKKLIEKKNYWSTYKFAKYAVFQGAWFTAAFSFGELIKTVNSDSCQQWLTSLTLFAYSEVKILYRGLPKERSVLLDWLVKNRSDLTILGVLGEVGNSKNAEFENLDGVCKILRVSKELLSVDDVTVRGKHYFQIRFLSLRANVLENVVHLFNLLHKNFSNYHDVSFVETLTQLSTRLTKLAQEYDLVATSFIGMDPADTMIVSAHALSCSVLAFVTGFSFFFANLHFGDGLRNNFYAELINDLVRRVWCIDDESSKKLASLQKTSFGQTKSCAGQTSKTQRLENTYEVRSIVKICRLGVNGVVGLQGAAKMMRENDDTVRLQIINDGLKLQLDVLRNWLNIFVRTPTYFFSVRPCVSCQLFTINRDSANNEKIMVLRGYHLHLDLCLQLNDILHESKSQLTKLYCILQCKSCYQYPSQSGNSKSQTPMEFHDWTDDNILGLDAKIFKHVNNCEKDDIFDREVAETIVCFRPNGNGQGFASCMLDVSMFPLGCYEIKWRAGCLDVNGCYWSLNSFNSGPVFTVQ from the exons ATGGAAAAAACTGCAGCAGCTAATGCAATGGAATGGAGCATTCATCTTGAAAAATCCTTACGCTCCAACAACCCTG gtAAACGTATAGAAGCTATTAAAGAAGTTGGAGCTAGGTTAGAATGGTGGAGTAAAGAACCCGAGCTTTCGATGGCCGAATACGATATGTTTGGATCAGTTCCTGAAGAAGATAAACTATTTGCAAACGCTATTCTTTTGCGGTTGACTGACACTTTTACGTCCGGTGACAAACATACCAAGCTTTGTATCGTTAAAATTTTCATGTCAGAGATGAAGCACaggaataaaaagaaaaaaatcgaTACGAAAAACAAAGGAATTTTATCAAGATATAAAGTAGAGAATCACCTCGAACTTTTAAGGAGAATAAAGGTGTGTTTTAACGCTGGTGACGAGGACGTTAGAGCGTTGTCGTTAGCTCTTTTTGGTTGTTGGTCTGATTTTGCCAAAGATAATGCAGATATTCGATATCTTATACTATCTAGTATTGTTTCTTGCAATGTTCTTGAG gtTAAGGCTTCGTTATTTGCTGCGGGATGCTTTTGTGAGTTTTCGGACGACTTTAGTCGCGTACTCATTGAGATTTTAGTAAATATGGTTTCATCGTCTGATATGCCAATTGCTGGTAGACTAGCAGGAGTTCGTGCTTTTGCGAAACTAAGAAGTTCGATAGCTATATCGACTAAAGCTTATGAG GAGGGGAGAAAGGTGCTTTTAGGTTCGGTGGAGGATTATATTGTGATGACTATGCTGACGTCACTCTCGATAATTGCTTCCAGATCAGCACTCTTGATTCCTAGGCAG GTAGATTTGCTTCTTTCTTTTTTAAGGCAAGATAAGTCAATGTCACAACAAGCAACATCATTACGATGTCTACGTATCGTATTATCAAAAAGTTGCTTTCGTTTTTCTCCTCCTACAGAGCTAATTAGTGTATTTTTCAACATGCTAAATGATGAACTCTCATCTGTGATGCAACGGGATGCTCTTCATATTCTATACGAG ATCCTGATGTCCAAGATGTTAAGCATGAATCATTCCGAAATAAACGAGTGTTTCGTCAAGATATTAAGCGTTGTCGAGAATTTAACGAAATCTCCATTAGTATCGACTAGACTCTTTGCTGTGCATTTTCTAACAAATATATCCGTGAAGTTCACAAGAAGAATCGGTATGCAATACAATAATGACGATAATGCCCCCGCATTTCAAGCAATCTCGTTTGTCATTGGTCGTCTAACTTTGTTGACAAACTCGGTTTTGAGCGTTAACGAACTTGACATAGAACTTGACATAGAACTTGAGCAAGAAATTCAGACTTTATTTAAAACGACTAATCTCATGCTTAATGAATGCCCCGATATTGGTGAGTTCGCGCTAAATAAGCTCTATCGTTTTACTAACTGCCTACTGAATAAGGATAGTCAAACATTCAGGTCAAAGCTTGCTGTAAATGTATCGAAAGTGGTTGTTGTGTGCCTAAAGAACATGGTGAGAAATGGAACTTTGACTAGTCAAATAAAGGACGTTGTGAAGCTTTTGATCAAGGACGTATGTGAATGCAGCTATTTCGATTACTACGTACACAACGTCTATTATCTTTTGTTTCATACCGTTCCTATTGAAGAACGCGGTTCGGATCAAGCGTACATGATTACTAACGAAATTCTCGCACTTGAAAACGCGAAAAAACTTATAGAAAAGAAAAACTATTGGTCTACTTATAAGTTTGCTAAATATGCAGTTTTTCAGGGTGCGTGGTTTACAGCCGCTTTTAGTTTTGGAGAATTAATAAAAACGGTTAATTCTGATTCGTGCCAGCAATGGTTGACTTCGTTGACTTTATTCGCGTATTCAGAAGTCAAGATTTTGTATCGTGGTTTACCAAAAGAACGGTCGGTTTTGTTAGATTGGTTAGTCAAGAACAGATCTGATTTAACGATACTCGGAGTTTTGGGTGAAGTAGGAAATTCGAAAAACGCCGAGTTTGAGAATCTTGATGGCGTTTGTAAAATTCTTCGGGTTTCAAAAGAATTGTTGTCGGTTGATGATGTCACTGTACGAGGTAAACACTACTTCCAGATTCGGTTTTTGTCTCTTAGGGCAAACGTTTTAGAAAACGTTGTTCATTTATTTAACCTCTTGCATAAAAACTTCTCTAACTATCATGATGTGTCATTTGTTGAAACACTTACGCAACTATCGACCCGTTTAACGAAACTGGCACAAGAGTATGATCTAGTCGCCACGTCATTTATCGGCATGGACCCCGCGGATACAATGATCGTGTCTGCACACGCGTTAAGTTGTTCAGTTTTGGCTTTCGTTACTGGTTTTTCATTTTTCTTTGCAAATCTTCATTTCGGAGACGGTTTACGAAATAACTTTTATGCTGAGCTTATAAATGATCTTGTGAGACGGGTTTGGTGTATAGATGATGAGAGTAGTAAAAAGCTTGCGTCTTTACAAAAAACTAGTTTTGGTCAAACTAAGAGTTGTGCTGGTCAAACTTCTAAAACTCAGAGGTTGGAAAATACGTATGAAGTAAGAAGTATCGTTAAGATTTGTCGTCTTGGTGTTAATGGTGTTGTTGGGTTACAAGGTGCAGCTAAAATGATGCGTGAAAATGATGATACTGTTCGATTGCAAATTATAAATGATGGATTAAAGCTTCAATTAGATGTTTTAAGGAACTGGTTGAACATCTTTGTAAGGACTCCAACGTATTTCTTCAGTGTAAG GCCTTGTGTCTCTTGTCAACTATTTACAATAAACAGAGACTCAGCAAACAATGAGAAAATAATGGTTCTACGAGGATATCATCTTCATCTAGATTTATGCCTTCAATTAAACGACATTTTACATGAATCAAAATCTCAACTTACCAAACTTTATTGCATCCTTCAATGTAAATCTTGTTATCAGTATCCTAGTCAAAGTGGAAACAGTAAAAGTCAAACACCAATGGAGTTTCATGATTGGACAGATGATAACATTTTAGGATTAGATGCTAAGATATTTAAGCATGTCAACAACTGTGAGAAAGACGATATTTTCGATCGGGAGGTTGCGGAAACAATCGTTTGTTTTAGACCAAATGGAAATGGGCAAGGATTTGCGTCTTGTATGCTCGATGTTTCTATGTTTCCTTTGGGTTGTTATGAGATTAAGTGGCGTGCGGGTTGTTTGGACGTAAATGGCTGTTATTGGAGTCTGAATTCTTTCAATTCTGGTCCAGTTTTTACTGTACAATGA
- the LOC139893855 gene encoding ATP-dependent Clp protease proteolytic subunit 2, mitochondrial-like: MQNPITRNFTKLLRSAASLRPATVNHHHHHHQHRQWRPYNLIPMVIEHSSRGERAYDIFSRLLKERIVVINGPISDDTSHVVVAQLLFLESENPSKPINMYLNSPGGAVTAGLAIYDTMQYIRSPINTICLGQAASMASLLLAAGAKGERRALPNATIMIHQPSGGYSGQAKDMTIHTKEIIRIWDSLNALYSKHTGQAIDVIQKNMDRDYFMTPQEAKEFGIIDEVIDERPLTLVTDAVEKGSE, encoded by the exons ATGCAAAATCCAATCACTCGCAATTTCACCAAACTTTTGAGATCCGCAGCGTCATTAAGACCTGCTactgtaaatcatcatcatcatcatcatcaacatcgtcAATGGCGTCCGTACAATTTAATACCGATGGTGATCGAACACTCATCGCGTGGAGAACGAGCTTACGATATATTTTCTCGACTATTGAAAGAACGAATCGTTGTAATTAACGGTCCGATTTCCGATGACACATCACACGTCGTCGTTGCTCAGCTTCTGTTCCTTGAATCTGAGAATCCTTCAAAACCAATCAACATGTATCTCAATTCACCTGGCGGAGCTGTTACTGcag GCCTTGCAATATATGATACAATGCAATACATACGTTCTCCGATCAATACCATATGTTTAGGTCAAGCTGCATCAATGGCTTCGTTACTGTTAGCTGCTGGTGCGAAGGGTGAAAGACGGGCTCTTCCTAATGCGACGATCATGATCCACCAACCTTCAGGTGGATATAGCGGGCAGGCTAAAGACATGACTATTCACACCAAGGAGATAATTAGGATTTGGGATTCGTTGAATGCGTTGTATTCAAAACATACTGGGCAAGCTATTGACGTTATTCAGAAAAATATGGACCGTGACTACTTTATGACCCCACAAGAAGCCAAAGAGTTCGGCATCATAGACGAGGTCATAGATGAGAGACCATTAACTTTGGTAACAGATGCTGTTGAGAAAGGTTCAGAGTAA